The genomic interval tattttattaatattttattaattatgtgaGATTTTACTCACAAAAaccccctgcgatggccgcGATAGCGCGGAAAACGGAGAGGCTACGGGAtctttcgcagcacgtccgcggcgtctcccgtgcgttgctccgctcgtggCTTGCGGAGCCCTTCTCAGGAGGGCGAACATGGTCTCGCCCTCCCCGCACCCCTCGCTGGTGCATACATTGGCAGTCCGGGGCCATACCGGACTGCGGTCCTCCTATCGGCCGTATGAAAACGGATGCGTGAGACCCCCATCTCACGCACCCACGGCCGGAGGGATTGCCCTATTGATTCCGCCCCGGGCACTGGGGCTTGGAGGCTGTGAAGGCGACCCGCAGGTCGCCTCCGCCGGGCAGGATCCGCCCTCTCCCGAGCCCGCTCCGCAGTCTCCTTCTGGACCATGACGGTCTCACAGAAGTTGACTACGGCCTCCCACGCCGATTCGACTGCTCGCAGGGAGAGATTTCGCCCGATTTGCTGGACCAAGACTTGCCTTTCCGCGGTCCACGCGGGACACGCCTCTAGCGTGTGTTGGGCATCGTCTTGGTCCGCCCCGCAGTGGTGGCAAACCGCCGTCGTCTCGCGTCCGATCCTACACAGGTACTCTCCAAAGCAACCGTGACCGGTCAGCACCTGTGTAAGTCGGAAGGTGACTCGTCGCTTCCGCCGTATCCAGGCCTCGAAGGCTGGCAGGATCGCACTCACGACGCGTTTGTGCGCGTACCAATCTCCGCGGAGACGGGCGTACCACGTCGTGTGTGCCCTTCTCTGCTTCTGCCGCCTGAGCGCTTCGAGGACGCTGGCAGGGTAGGACGCACTTCCGCCGCTTTGACGGAGGGCGCGAGTCTGGTCGTAGTCCCTCGCGTCCCTCTCCGCCAGGATGTCCAACGGCGGAAAGCTCGCCAGAAGGGTCGCCGCCTCGAAGGATATCGTGCGATAT from Vanessa cardui chromosome W, ilVanCard2.1, whole genome shotgun sequence carries:
- the LOC124542557 gene encoding uncharacterized protein LOC124542557: MTRRRAELGVELVIAKICDLGLRIAPHKTEALWFHKWPMGREPPRSQIIRVGDSNVQVSRCMKYLGLVLDGRWSFEEHFKLLVPRIEKAVGALHRLLPNLGGPREEIRRLYVGVVRSMALYGAPVWSHRLTGTRRCKTKILSLQRRVAIRMVRGYRTISFEAATLLASFPPLDILAERDARDYDQTRALRQSGGSASYPASVLEALRRQKQRRAHTTWYARLRGDWYAHKRVVSAILPAFEAWIRRKRRVTFRLTQVLTGHGCFGEYLCRIGRETTAVCHHCGADQDDAQHTLEACPAWTAERQVLVQQIGRNLSLRAVESAWEAVVNFCETVMVQKETAERARERADPARRRRPAGRLHSLQAPVPGAESIGQSLRPWVREMGVSRIRFHTADRRTAVRYGPGLPMYAPARGAGRARPCSPS